A section of the Pimelobacter simplex genome encodes:
- a CDS encoding galactokinase gives MTSATATAPGRVNLIGEHTDYNGGRCLPFAIPLATTATVTVRDDAALVVEGSGDADATGYVAGVVWALREAGWDVPGLDVAVTTDLPIGGGLSSSAALECSVAVAIAGLLGQPLDRPGRRRIAEACRRAETEHVGAPTGGMDQLASMLGSAGGALLIDFADPADPRVRDVPLPLAAAGLTILVTDSGVRHVLADGDGGYAQRRRECAAGDVRRLRHVTTEDARVGSAVAAIAAGDWPGLGLLMTASHVSLREDFEVSLPQLDAAVDAAIGSGALGARLTGGGFGGCTIALVPETGVAAVRAAIDGAYGAAGWDAPAHRVVLPAVGARLIAAPA, from the coding sequence GTGACCTCAGCGACCGCCACGGCTCCGGGCCGGGTGAACCTGATCGGCGAGCACACCGACTACAACGGCGGGCGCTGCCTGCCGTTCGCGATCCCGCTCGCCACCACCGCGACCGTCACGGTCCGTGACGACGCCGCACTGGTGGTGGAGGGCAGCGGGGACGCCGACGCCACCGGGTACGTCGCGGGCGTCGTCTGGGCGCTGCGGGAGGCCGGGTGGGACGTCCCCGGCCTCGACGTCGCCGTCACGACCGACCTGCCGATCGGCGGCGGGCTGTCCAGCTCGGCCGCACTCGAGTGCTCGGTCGCCGTGGCGATCGCCGGGCTGCTCGGCCAGCCGCTGGACCGGCCGGGCCGGCGCCGGATCGCCGAGGCGTGCCGCCGCGCCGAGACCGAGCACGTCGGAGCGCCGACCGGCGGCATGGACCAGCTCGCCAGCATGCTCGGCAGCGCAGGCGGCGCGCTGCTGATCGACTTCGCGGATCCCGCGGACCCCCGGGTGCGCGACGTACCGCTGCCGCTGGCCGCGGCCGGGCTGACGATCCTGGTCACCGACAGCGGGGTCCGGCACGTGCTCGCCGACGGGGACGGCGGGTACGCGCAACGCCGGCGCGAGTGCGCGGCGGGCGACGTTCGCCGGCTGCGGCACGTGACGACCGAGGACGCCCGGGTCGGCTCGGCCGTCGCGGCGATCGCAGCCGGGGACTGGCCCGGGCTCGGTCTGCTGATGACCGCCTCGCACGTGTCGCTGCGCGAGGACTTCGAGGTCTCGCTCCCCCAGCTCGACGCCGCCGTCGACGCGGCGATCGGCTCGGGCGCGCTCGGCGCCCGGCTCACCGGCGGCGGGTTCGGCGGGTGCACCATCGCGCTGGTCCCGGAGACCGGGGTCGCCGCGGTGCGCGCGGCGATCGACGGCGCCTACGGCGCCGCCGGGTGGGACGCGCCCGCCCACCGCGTCGTCCTGCCCGCGGTGGGCGCGCGCCTCATCGCGGCGCCGGCCTGA
- a CDS encoding nucleosidase: MPRPLIVAAARAEVAHVPAGLDVVVTGIGKTAAATALTRHLAGRSDLDDLVVVNLGTAGALHDGLDGLDGLDGLDGEHGLHEIGTVLNHDINGDAIRALGYDPRDRLVIGESPTVLATGDVFVTDPVVRTRLAERAQLVDMEGYAVAYVAQEFGVALRMVKHVSDNADEGAMEWAALVDRSARVLGEWAATHLG, from the coding sequence GTGCCTCGTCCCCTCATCGTCGCCGCGGCCCGTGCCGAGGTCGCCCACGTCCCGGCCGGGCTCGACGTCGTCGTCACCGGCATCGGCAAGACCGCCGCCGCGACCGCGCTGACCCGGCACCTCGCCGGCCGTTCCGACCTCGACGACCTGGTCGTCGTCAACCTCGGCACCGCGGGCGCCCTGCACGACGGGCTCGACGGGCTCGACGGGCTCGACGGGCTCGACGGCGAGCATGGCCTCCACGAGATCGGGACCGTGCTCAACCACGACATCAACGGCGACGCGATCCGGGCGCTCGGCTACGACCCGCGCGACCGGCTCGTGATCGGGGAGAGCCCGACCGTCCTGGCCACCGGCGACGTCTTCGTCACCGACCCGGTCGTCCGGACCCGGCTCGCCGAGCGGGCGCAGCTCGTCGACATGGAGGGCTACGCCGTCGCGTACGTCGCCCAGGAGTTCGGCGTCGCGCTGCGGATGGTCAAGCACGTCTCCGACAACGCCGACGAGGGCGCGATGGAGTGGGCCGCGCTGGTCGACCGCAGCGCCCGGGTCCTGGGGGAGTGGGCGGCGACCCACCTGGGCTGA
- a CDS encoding LysR family transcriptional regulator substrate-binding protein has translation MQELRVAFVPGVTPDKWARVWRERHPRLPLRLLPIEEDAGRAVLDDGTADLVLARLPVDLEAPTPLHCVRLYDEQPVVVAGREHFVAAAESDAPLDLAELADEQLVLPHPSGWTPAAEQLPFPPMTVKDAIEVASSGTGVVIVPMSLARLHHRKDVVTRPVDLPPTTVALLWPREADSPVHQDFVGVVRGRRASSSR, from the coding sequence ATGCAAGAGCTGCGTGTCGCCTTCGTCCCCGGAGTGACGCCCGACAAGTGGGCCCGGGTGTGGCGCGAGCGTCACCCGCGCCTGCCGCTGCGGCTGCTGCCGATCGAGGAGGACGCCGGCCGCGCCGTGCTCGACGACGGCACCGCCGACCTCGTCCTGGCCCGGCTGCCGGTCGACCTCGAGGCGCCGACGCCCCTCCACTGCGTCCGCCTGTACGACGAGCAGCCCGTCGTCGTCGCCGGGCGCGAGCACTTCGTGGCCGCCGCCGAGTCCGACGCGCCGCTCGACCTCGCCGAGCTCGCCGACGAGCAGCTCGTGCTCCCCCACCCGTCCGGGTGGACGCCGGCTGCCGAGCAGCTGCCGTTCCCGCCGATGACGGTCAAGGACGCGATCGAGGTCGCCTCGTCGGGCACCGGGGTGGTGATCGTGCCGATGTCGCTGGCGCGCCTGCACCACCGCAAGGACGTGGTCACCCGTCCGGTCGACCTGCCCCCGACGACGGTGGCGCTGCTGTGGCCGCGCGAGGCCGACAGCCCGGTCCACCAGGACTTCGTGGGCGTGGTGCGCGGCCGGCGGGCCTCCAGCAGCCGCTGA
- a CDS encoding Fe-S cluster assembly protein HesB has protein sequence MLTLTENACTIVKQMTDIPDAPDTAGLRITQVDTGFAVTATAQPEAGDEMVVQDGATVYLDAGAADQLGEMTLDAGVDDQGALQFGLLAQA, from the coding sequence ATGCTCACCCTGACTGAGAACGCATGCACGATCGTCAAGCAGATGACCGACATCCCCGACGCTCCGGACACCGCGGGCCTGCGGATCACGCAGGTCGACACCGGCTTCGCCGTCACCGCGACGGCCCAGCCCGAGGCGGGTGACGAGATGGTGGTGCAGGACGGCGCGACCGTCTACCTCGATGCGGGAGCCGCCGACCAGCTCGGCGAGATGACCCTCGACGCCGGGGTCGACGACCAGGGGGCGTTGCAGTTCGGCCTGCTCGCGCAGGCCTAG
- a CDS encoding nuclear transport factor 2 family protein has translation MTSLSPADHLALADLVHRYAAGVDDRDLDAVVALFTSDATMTAPVDPGRSPGTATHDSLDAITTALGAVHRLPVTVHAVVGTVFDAVSPDEATGRVACVAHHAFERDGGGRDDTWHVVYRDRYRRTDAGWRFASRVLEVRLRTAGEVRIVGTGVR, from the coding sequence ATGACGTCGCTCTCCCCCGCCGACCACCTCGCGCTCGCCGACCTCGTCCACCGCTACGCCGCCGGCGTCGACGACCGCGACCTCGACGCCGTCGTCGCCCTCTTCACCTCCGACGCCACCATGACCGCCCCGGTCGACCCCGGCCGCTCCCCCGGCACCGCCACCCACGACAGCCTCGACGCCATCACCACCGCCCTCGGCGCGGTCCACCGCCTGCCCGTCACCGTGCACGCCGTGGTCGGCACCGTCTTCGACGCCGTTTCCCCCGACGAGGCGACCGGCCGGGTCGCCTGCGTCGCGCACCACGCGTTCGAGCGCGACGGCGGGGGCCGGGACGACACCTGGCACGTCGTCTACCGGGACCGCTACCGGCGTACGGACGCGGGGTGGCGGTTCGCGAGTCGGGTGCTGGAGGTGCGGCTGCGGACCGCGGGCGAGGTGCGGATCGTGGGGACCGGCGTGCGGTAG
- a CDS encoding ABC transporter substrate-binding protein: protein MVPVGLALVLALAVAGCNANSSSSDSTKDKNTSAMESVPQGGTLHYLSRKATESFETANAQMVPTSRLRWEHRGLTSWQTFPDKDTILVPDLAKDTGTTDDGGKTWTFELQDGLKFSDGSPITAQDVKYGIERSFAPMFQGGLGYHKTLLEGGADYDGPYDGKELDSIEVVDEHKIVFHLTRPFGNWPWIVSMPAFAPVPKAADTQPETYGEKPVASGPYMVTSFSKGTQAVLERNPNWKADTDQARLAGPDKIILDMGLNNDTIVQRLIDDKGDDKNAISNALISPSQFQRIESDASISDRLANGPSGYFRYLAMNVKRPGLSDLRVRQAINYAINKSEIQSVYGGPKFGGQITSSIMTEGIPGATDYDLYPGGDTGDVEKAKELLDEAGVKNLKLTLTYPTDVSAIEEKEALSVKNSLKRVGIDVELKGLDGSTWYELISDAKGDYDLTTNGWGADFPSGMSTIQPLFASSEIGNGGGNASQYSNPEVDAAIDAAISEPDLDKAAEMWAAIDKQIMEDAPIVPFLVQRTQALAGSNILNYFMPAYPPFANELVVGVDH, encoded by the coding sequence GTGGTGCCCGTCGGGCTCGCCCTCGTCCTGGCCCTCGCGGTGGCCGGCTGCAATGCCAACTCCTCGTCGAGCGACTCGACCAAGGACAAGAACACGTCGGCGATGGAGTCCGTGCCCCAGGGCGGGACGCTCCACTACCTCTCCCGCAAGGCGACGGAGTCCTTCGAGACCGCCAACGCGCAGATGGTGCCGACCAGCCGGCTGCGGTGGGAGCACCGCGGGCTGACGTCGTGGCAGACGTTCCCCGACAAGGACACGATCCTGGTCCCGGACCTCGCCAAGGACACCGGTACGACCGACGACGGCGGCAAGACCTGGACCTTCGAGCTGCAGGACGGCCTGAAGTTCTCCGACGGCAGCCCGATCACGGCCCAGGACGTCAAGTACGGCATCGAGCGGTCGTTCGCGCCGATGTTCCAGGGCGGCCTCGGTTACCACAAGACCCTGCTCGAGGGCGGTGCCGACTACGACGGCCCGTACGACGGCAAGGAGCTCGACTCCATCGAGGTCGTCGACGAGCACAAGATCGTCTTTCACCTGACCCGCCCGTTCGGCAACTGGCCGTGGATCGTGAGCATGCCGGCGTTCGCGCCCGTGCCGAAGGCGGCCGACACCCAGCCCGAGACGTACGGCGAGAAGCCGGTCGCGAGCGGCCCGTACATGGTGACGAGCTTCAGCAAGGGCACCCAGGCCGTGCTGGAGCGCAACCCGAACTGGAAGGCGGACACCGACCAGGCCCGCCTGGCCGGCCCGGACAAGATCATCCTCGACATGGGGCTGAACAACGACACGATCGTGCAGCGCCTCATCGACGACAAGGGCGACGACAAGAACGCGATCAGCAACGCGCTCATCTCGCCCTCGCAGTTCCAGCGCATCGAGTCCGACGCGTCGATCTCGGACCGGCTGGCCAACGGCCCCTCGGGCTACTTCCGCTACCTCGCGATGAACGTGAAGCGGCCGGGTCTCTCCGACCTCCGGGTGCGCCAGGCGATCAACTACGCGATCAACAAGTCCGAGATCCAGAGCGTGTACGGCGGCCCGAAGTTCGGTGGTCAGATCACCTCGTCGATCATGACCGAGGGCATCCCCGGCGCCACCGACTACGACCTGTACCCGGGCGGCGACACCGGTGACGTCGAGAAGGCCAAGGAGCTGCTCGACGAGGCCGGCGTGAAGAACCTCAAGCTCACGCTGACCTACCCGACCGACGTCAGCGCGATCGAGGAGAAGGAGGCGCTGAGCGTCAAGAACTCGCTCAAGCGGGTCGGCATCGACGTCGAGCTCAAGGGTCTCGACGGCAGCACCTGGTACGAGCTGATCTCGGACGCCAAGGGTGACTACGACCTGACCACGAACGGCTGGGGCGCCGACTTCCCGAGCGGCATGAGCACCATCCAGCCGCTCTTCGCCTCGAGCGAGATCGGCAACGGCGGCGGCAACGCCTCGCAGTACTCCAACCCCGAGGTGGACGCGGCGATCGACGCCGCGATCTCCGAGCCCGACCTCGACAAGGCCGCCGAGATGTGGGCCGCGATCGACAAGCAGATCATGGAGGACGCCCCGATCGTCCCGTTCCTCGTGCAGCGCACGCAGGCACTGGCCGGATCGAACATCCTGAACTACTTCATGCCCGCCTACCCGCCGTTCGCGAACGAGCTGGTCGTCGGTGTCGATCACTGA
- a CDS encoding ABC transporter permease: MSITEIEQAEGRRTSVLRRFLRKKSGVAGLVMLVVPLVAGLCAPLLVRLEGQDPHTFHTDLLDPDGGRPLGALGGVSADHWLGVVPVTGVDLFAQIVYGIRSSLFIAFGASILAIVFAAVLGTAMGYFGGWLNAVAGRLIDFMFGFPGLMFVIAIMAIVPAEMPRGLVLVLVLAFFGWTVPARIIGAQAGAINARAFVEAARATGAPPWQIIRREMLPHLFGLVVVLFAMSLPGNVSVVAGLSFLGVGMRGDVPDLGKLLSDSLPWIYSGADVWYMLFPGAVVFLIVFGATLAGDALRDVLDVRTEDAS, encoded by the coding sequence GTGTCGATCACTGAGATCGAGCAGGCGGAGGGCCGGCGCACGTCGGTCCTCCGCCGCTTCCTCCGCAAGAAGTCCGGCGTCGCCGGGCTGGTGATGCTCGTCGTGCCGCTGGTCGCGGGGCTCTGCGCCCCGCTGCTGGTCCGGCTCGAGGGCCAGGACCCGCACACGTTCCACACCGACCTGCTCGACCCGGACGGCGGGCGCCCGCTCGGCGCCCTCGGCGGCGTCAGCGCCGACCACTGGCTGGGCGTCGTCCCGGTCACCGGCGTCGACCTGTTCGCGCAGATCGTGTACGGCATCCGCTCCTCGCTGTTCATCGCGTTCGGCGCGAGCATCCTGGCGATCGTCTTCGCGGCGGTCCTGGGCACGGCGATGGGGTACTTCGGCGGCTGGCTCAATGCCGTCGCCGGCCGGCTGATCGACTTCATGTTCGGCTTCCCGGGCCTGATGTTCGTCATCGCGATCATGGCGATCGTGCCGGCGGAGATGCCCCGTGGGCTGGTGCTCGTGCTGGTCCTGGCATTCTTCGGCTGGACCGTGCCCGCCCGGATCATCGGCGCCCAGGCCGGTGCGATCAACGCCCGCGCCTTCGTCGAGGCCGCCCGCGCCACCGGGGCCCCGCCCTGGCAGATCATCCGGCGCGAGATGCTCCCGCACCTCTTCGGCCTGGTCGTCGTCCTGTTCGCGATGTCGCTGCCCGGCAACGTCAGCGTCGTCGCGGGCCTGTCCTTCCTCGGCGTCGGCATGCGTGGCGACGTGCCCGACCTCGGCAAGCTGCTCTCCGACTCCCTGCCGTGGATCTACTCCGGCGCGGACGTCTGGTACATGCTCTTCCCCGGCGCCGTGGTGTTCCTGATCGTCTTCGGCGCCACGCTCGCCGGTGACGCGCTCCGCGACGTCCTCGACGTCCGTACGGAGGATGCCTCGTGA
- a CDS encoding ABC transporter permease, with amino-acid sequence MIAYIVRRMVTAVFMLLAIAFVTIALFFGASKDPARAMCGKPCPEETKAKVSAYMQTDESVVWQYGQFVKGLVAGRTYGEGSQQVDCAAPCFGYSFPNRSDVTTLIGERLPVTLSLAAGAAVLCLVVGIGLGALSAIRRGGLVDRFSTGFAMFGLSVPTFLVGLLVVQVFGFMLNALPYSGFVSFSESPADWAWHLIGPWMVLSFILAAGYIRVTRTQLLNELSAEHLVAMTARGASPRQVNRHAVRGVMVPVVAMFALDVTALLGGSVIAEKVFSLHGLGDLLLSGVNESDLSIVVGVTLFSAFLIIVGNLIADLLMPLLDPRIRRA; translated from the coding sequence GTGATCGCCTACATCGTCCGACGCATGGTCACCGCGGTGTTCATGCTCCTCGCGATCGCCTTCGTGACGATCGCCCTGTTCTTCGGTGCCTCCAAGGACCCGGCCCGCGCCATGTGCGGCAAGCCGTGCCCGGAGGAGACCAAGGCCAAGGTCAGTGCCTACATGCAGACCGACGAGAGCGTCGTGTGGCAGTACGGCCAGTTCGTCAAGGGGCTGGTCGCCGGCCGCACCTACGGCGAGGGCTCGCAGCAGGTGGACTGCGCGGCGCCGTGCTTCGGCTACTCGTTCCCCAACCGCAGCGACGTCACGACGCTCATCGGCGAGCGGCTGCCCGTCACGCTGTCGCTGGCCGCGGGCGCCGCGGTGCTCTGCCTGGTCGTCGGGATCGGGCTCGGCGCGCTCTCGGCGATCCGAAGAGGCGGGCTGGTCGACAGGTTCTCGACCGGCTTCGCGATGTTCGGGCTGTCGGTGCCGACCTTCCTGGTGGGCCTGCTCGTCGTGCAGGTGTTCGGCTTCATGCTCAACGCCCTGCCGTACTCCGGCTTCGTCTCGTTCTCGGAGTCACCGGCCGACTGGGCCTGGCACCTGATCGGCCCGTGGATGGTGCTGTCGTTCATCCTCGCCGCGGGCTACATCCGGGTCACCCGGACCCAGCTCCTCAACGAGCTCTCGGCCGAGCACCTCGTCGCGATGACCGCGCGCGGGGCCTCGCCCCGGCAGGTCAACCGGCACGCCGTGCGCGGCGTGATGGTGCCGGTGGTGGCGATGTTCGCGCTCGACGTGACCGCGCTGCTGGGCGGCTCGGTGATCGCGGAGAAGGTCTTCAGCCTCCACGGGCTCGGCGACCTGCTGCTCTCCGGCGTCAACGAGTCCGACCTCAGCATCGTCGTCGGGGTGACCCTGTTCTCCGCCTTCCTCATCATCGTCGGCAACCTGATCGCCGACCTGCTGATGCCGCTTCTCGACCCGAGGATCCGCCGTGCCTGA
- a CDS encoding ABC transporter ATP-binding protein, with amino-acid sequence MPDPVLQVEDLSVSFTSGGVTADVVRDLSVTLDGGRTLALVGESGSGKTITGRAIMQLLPRAASARGRIVVAGREMLSADERELRRARGADVAMVFQDSMSALSPYLDIGAHIAQAVRLHDRSVSRRAARMRAVEMLERVGIPEPAAAVRRFPHEFSGGMRQRAVIAMALVNRPALLIADEPTTALDVTVQAQILALLRELQDEFGMAMLLISHDFGVVASAADDVLVLYAGREAEYGSLRDIFEAPAHPYTAGLRAATPRLDARLDSGGERTRLRSIPGAPTSLRDAGPGCAFAPRCGLADLVGERCVVEVPLPTLRPGDTHRAACHLDQLPSLEEVAR; translated from the coding sequence GTGCCTGACCCCGTGCTGCAGGTCGAGGACCTGTCCGTCTCGTTCACCAGCGGCGGGGTCACCGCCGACGTCGTGCGCGACCTCTCGGTGACGTTGGACGGCGGCCGCACGCTGGCCCTGGTCGGCGAGTCCGGGTCGGGCAAGACGATCACCGGGCGCGCCATCATGCAGCTGCTGCCGCGGGCGGCCTCCGCCCGTGGGCGGATCGTCGTCGCCGGCCGGGAGATGCTCTCCGCCGACGAGCGCGAGCTGCGCCGCGCGCGCGGTGCCGACGTGGCGATGGTGTTCCAGGACTCGATGTCGGCCCTGAGTCCCTATCTCGACATCGGTGCGCACATCGCCCAGGCGGTGCGGCTGCACGACCGGTCGGTCTCTCGTCGCGCCGCGCGGATGCGGGCGGTGGAGATGCTGGAGCGGGTCGGCATCCCGGAGCCCGCGGCGGCCGTACGGCGGTTCCCGCACGAGTTCTCCGGCGGCATGCGCCAGCGCGCGGTGATCGCGATGGCGCTGGTCAACCGGCCGGCCCTGCTCATCGCCGACGAGCCCACGACCGCGCTCGACGTGACCGTGCAGGCCCAGATCCTGGCGCTGCTGCGCGAGCTCCAGGACGAGTTCGGCATGGCGATGCTGCTCATCAGCCACGACTTCGGGGTCGTGGCGAGCGCGGCCGACGACGTCCTCGTGCTGTACGCCGGCCGCGAGGCCGAGTACGGCAGCCTGCGCGACATCTTCGAGGCACCGGCCCACCCCTACACGGCGGGCCTGCGGGCGGCGACGCCGCGGCTCGACGCCCGGCTCGACAGCGGGGGAGAGCGCACCCGGCTGCGCTCCATCCCGGGCGCGCCGACCTCCCTGCGCGACGCCGGCCCCGGCTGCGCCTTCGCGCCGCGCTGCGGGCTGGCCGACCTGGTCGGCGAGCGGTGCGTCGTCGAGGTGCCGCTGCCGACGCTGCGTCCGGGCGACACCCATCGCGCGGCCTGCCACCTCGACCAGCTCCCGTCCCTCGAGGAGGTCGCCCGATGA
- a CDS encoding ATP-binding cassette domain-containing protein has product MSADAPILEMTDVSKRFRTPGGFGRRGGGFLAVDGVSLQVGRGEALGLVGESGSGKSTLARMANGLVTPTSGTVRTDGHDVAALSRGGLRRLRRNVAMVFQDPLASLNPRQTVRQTLENVYRAHGETTSMAELVALLESVGLGPDYLGRYPHEASGGQLQRVAVARALALKPDLIIADEPTSALDVSVRAQILNLLADLQRDQGISFLHVSHDLAVIRLYSDRVAVMQRGRVVEMGPSDEIFRSPQHPCTQALVAATPEAELPT; this is encoded by the coding sequence ATGAGCGCCGATGCCCCGATCCTGGAGATGACCGACGTCAGCAAGAGGTTCCGCACCCCGGGCGGCTTCGGCCGTCGCGGTGGTGGCTTCCTCGCCGTCGACGGTGTCTCGCTGCAGGTCGGCCGCGGCGAGGCCCTGGGCCTCGTCGGTGAGTCCGGCTCGGGCAAGTCCACGCTGGCGCGGATGGCCAACGGCCTGGTCACGCCGACGTCCGGCACGGTCCGCACCGACGGCCACGACGTCGCCGCGCTCAGCCGGGGCGGCCTGCGCCGCCTGCGCCGCAACGTGGCGATGGTCTTCCAGGACCCGCTGGCCTCGCTCAACCCGCGCCAGACCGTGCGCCAGACGCTGGAGAACGTCTACCGCGCACACGGCGAGACGACCTCGATGGCCGAGCTGGTGGCCCTGCTGGAGTCGGTCGGCCTCGGCCCCGACTACCTCGGGCGCTACCCGCACGAGGCGTCCGGCGGTCAGCTCCAGCGGGTCGCGGTCGCCCGGGCGCTCGCGCTCAAGCCGGACCTGATCATCGCCGACGAGCCGACGTCCGCGCTCGACGTGTCGGTGCGCGCCCAGATCCTCAACCTGCTCGCGGACCTCCAGCGCGACCAGGGGATCTCGTTCCTCCACGTCAGCCACGACCTGGCGGTGATCCGCCTCTACAGCGACCGGGTCGCGGTCATGCAGCGCGGGCGCGTGGTGGAGATGGGGCCGTCCGACGAGATCTTCCGCTCGCCCCAGCACCCCTGCACCCAGGCGCTCGTGGCGGCCACGCCCGAGGCCGAGCTGCCGACCTGA
- a CDS encoding alpha/beta fold hydrolase encodes MGTDLFVRTYGRDAADAPAILILHGAIESGECYGDAVDRWGGDFHIAAPDARGHGKSPGRRPEHEGVPSTDVMVQDAIDILGDMLEATGRRTLVVGHSMGARIAAFVAADAPHLVAGVVLEDPPWWVPEAGPNPWLSVPVDQRERDPFDEVDVLSVDEMVDLQRELKPHWPEQELRPLAEAMRAVDTGYMDQRLHEKRRIWTPTARQITVGPAGVPALLVTGTGDVIVDKHSRERLTAVAPGFDVVVIEGAGHCVRRDRPDEYHAHVDAFLRESAPSVGAVTPR; translated from the coding sequence GTGGGAACCGACCTGTTCGTCCGGACGTACGGGCGGGACGCAGCCGATGCGCCCGCCATCCTCATCCTGCACGGCGCCATCGAGTCCGGTGAGTGCTACGGCGACGCCGTCGACCGCTGGGGCGGTGACTTCCACATCGCGGCGCCCGACGCCCGCGGGCACGGGAAGTCGCCGGGCCGCCGGCCCGAGCACGAGGGCGTGCCGTCGACCGACGTGATGGTGCAGGACGCGATCGACATCCTGGGCGACATGCTCGAGGCGACGGGCCGCAGGACGCTGGTCGTGGGGCACTCGATGGGCGCCCGGATCGCGGCGTTCGTCGCCGCCGACGCGCCGCACCTCGTCGCGGGCGTGGTGCTGGAGGACCCGCCGTGGTGGGTGCCCGAGGCCGGGCCGAACCCGTGGCTGAGCGTGCCGGTCGACCAGCGCGAGCGCGACCCGTTCGACGAGGTCGACGTCCTCTCCGTCGACGAGATGGTCGACCTGCAGCGCGAGCTCAAGCCGCACTGGCCCGAGCAGGAGCTGCGCCCGCTGGCCGAGGCGATGCGGGCCGTCGACACCGGCTACATGGACCAGCGGCTCCACGAGAAGCGCCGGATCTGGACGCCCACCGCGCGCCAGATCACGGTCGGCCCGGCCGGCGTACCGGCTCTGCTGGTGACCGGCACCGGCGACGTCATCGTCGACAAGCACTCGCGCGAGCGGCTCACCGCCGTCGCGCCCGGCTTCGACGTCGTGGTGATCGAGGGCGCGGGTCACTGCGTGCGCCGCGACCGCCCCGACGAGTACCACGCGCACGTCGACGCGTTCCTGCGCGAGAGCGCGCCGTCGGTGGGCGCGGTCACTCCACGCTGA
- a CDS encoding LysR family transcriptional regulator, whose protein sequence is MPTIDPRRLMVLRAFVHSDSVTATAAALHLTPSAVSQQLSALEREVGHALVVRTGRKLALTPAGRILADHAEEISSRLKMAEADLAAHAGGVLGQLRIGAFPTAINWVVAPAIVELRRQAPGVDVTVVDAEAHMSHRMLMRGDIDVTVSLEYESDPERDSPDIAKFPLYIERFKAVLPLGHPLAGEEGIELTQLTGEGWIMPSPGNPCRTMVLQACAEVGFHPPIAHVSDDYRAALALVAAEAGICLVPESALSARDADWVTILPTRGIAPLRKVIMTTRRDNQGHPVVRAGLEAMRAALAEPDSEIYGPLARSDTFSVE, encoded by the coding sequence GTGCCCACGATCGACCCCCGACGCCTGATGGTCCTGCGCGCCTTCGTGCACTCCGACTCGGTCACCGCGACGGCCGCGGCCCTGCACCTGACGCCGTCGGCGGTGTCCCAGCAGCTCAGCGCGCTCGAGCGCGAGGTGGGGCACGCGCTCGTCGTACGGACGGGGCGCAAGCTGGCGCTGACCCCGGCCGGGCGCATCCTGGCCGACCACGCCGAAGAGATCAGCTCCCGGCTCAAGATGGCCGAGGCCGACCTTGCTGCGCACGCGGGCGGCGTCCTGGGCCAGCTCCGGATCGGCGCCTTCCCGACGGCGATCAACTGGGTCGTCGCGCCCGCGATCGTCGAGCTGCGCCGCCAGGCGCCCGGGGTCGACGTGACGGTCGTCGACGCCGAGGCGCACATGAGCCACCGGATGCTCATGCGCGGCGACATCGACGTGACCGTGAGCCTGGAGTACGAGTCCGACCCCGAGCGCGACTCCCCCGACATCGCCAAGTTCCCGCTCTACATCGAGCGGTTCAAGGCCGTGCTGCCCCTCGGTCACCCGCTGGCGGGTGAGGAGGGCATCGAGCTCACCCAGCTCACCGGCGAGGGCTGGATCATGCCCTCACCGGGAAACCCGTGCCGGACGATGGTGCTCCAGGCGTGCGCCGAGGTCGGCTTCCACCCGCCGATCGCCCACGTCTCGGACGACTACCGCGCCGCGCTGGCCCTGGTCGCCGCCGAGGCGGGCATCTGCCTGGTGCCCGAGTCCGCGCTGTCGGCGCGCGACGCGGACTGGGTGACGATCCTGCCCACGCGCGGCATCGCGCCGCTGCGCAAGGTCATCATGACCACCCGGCGCGACAACCAGGGACATCCCGTCGTCCGCGCCGGGCTGGAGGCGATGCGGGCCGCGCTCGCCGAGCCGGACTCGGAGATCTACGGCCCGCTCGCGCGCTCCGACACCTTCAGCGTGGAGTGA